Proteins encoded together in one Petrotoga sp. 9PWA.NaAc.5.4 window:
- a CDS encoding class II aldolase/adducin family protein produces MYEKSKVVELCQKIEKEGLVKGTWGNVSIKDNEKVYITPSGYPYDKMKEEDIMVIDLQGNVLEGFRTPSSEYKLHLAIYKKRDDVNTVIHTHPTYASIVSLVKEYIPPLIEDGVMICGERINVARYGEPGSWDLANKAVEALGKNNAVILKNHGLVTVGENEVEALTTSIVAEKTAHIYVEALKIGEISELSEEDAKKLRYKYLTSYRQKR; encoded by the coding sequence GTGTACGAAAAGTCCAAAGTTGTAGAATTATGCCAAAAAATAGAGAAAGAAGGATTAGTAAAGGGGACTTGGGGAAATGTTTCTATAAAAGATAATGAAAAAGTCTATATTACTCCTTCGGGTTATCCATATGATAAGATGAAAGAAGAAGATATCATGGTAATCGATTTACAAGGGAATGTTTTAGAAGGTTTTAGGACTCCATCTTCAGAATATAAACTTCATTTGGCTATTTATAAGAAAAGGGATGACGTAAATACTGTTATTCATACTCATCCTACATATGCTTCTATAGTTTCTTTAGTTAAAGAATATATTCCTCCTTTAATAGAAGATGGTGTAATGATATGTGGAGAAAGAATCAATGTAGCAAGATATGGAGAACCTGGAAGTTGGGATCTGGCAAATAAAGCTGTTGAAGCTCTTGGGAAAAATAATGCAGTTATTTTAAAAAATCATGGATTAGTTACGGTTGGTGAAAATGAAGTAGAAGCTTTAACAACATCTATTGTTGCAGAAAAAACTGCTCATATTTATGTTGAAGCCTTAAAAATAGGTGAAATTTCTGAATTATCTGAAGAAGACGCTAAAAAGTTAAGATATAAATATTTAACCTCCTATAGGCAAAAAAGGTGA